CAGCACGCCGACTTCATCATCACCGGTGCCGTCGTCGGTGCGCCGCAGCCACATCGCGTAGTTGTCGCCCAGGGAGGTGCCCCACTTTGACGGATAGACGACGCCGTGGGGGAGTTGACCATCGAACAGGACCACGTTGTCTCGAATCCATGTGGCAATTCCCGTAGTGAGCCTCTTCATGTCCGGCGCAGAGCTGGTCAGCTCGCTGATCGTGAGTTGGTCGATATTGCACTCGGCCAAGAGGGTTGCGCCTAACTCCTCGGTCAGCGTTGCGATTGACTGCGCGCCAGTGATGTTCACGAACCAGCCGTCGACGGGAAGCCAGAGCTCGTAGAGCGCGCGTGCTTCACGCCACCCCTGGGAGATGGACCGGTAAGGCATGGCGCCGTGTGCGGGTAGCTCTCGCGCGACCTGCTCGGCCAGCGTGAACTCGTCATCATCAGAGACGTCATCGAACAGCTCGGCCAGCCGAATCTCAGGTGGATCTGGCCGGATGTAATCCAGGACCTCGACCAGTGCGCCGGTCGGAGTGGTGCACCCGTAGATGGTTCGCCCGGGTGTGTCCCATCATCGGGACCAGTCCTTGGGGTCCTCGGTCGGCAAGCGAGCTGGCGGGTTGATCGGCCCGTACCGCGTCTGGGCCACCCGAAAGATACTGCGAACCGAGCTTGGTGTGATGTTGAATCCGGTGGCGGTGCAGACAGTCGCAGTCGTGAACGACGACACCTGCACCCAGCCCTTCTCACATCCGCAATGGTCGGGCTGAGTATAGGGCTGGGTCAGGCGTAGTAGGTGTCGGAGACGAAAGCGTCTGCCGCCCGAAACACTTCCGGCGCTTGGTCGTTGCGTAGCAGTTCAGCGGGGGTCGAGCCGTCCAGGCGAGGGTTGGCCGAAATGAGCCAGCTCCGCGCCACCTGGTCGTTCTCCGCCTTCTCGATCAGGACGAACACGGTGTGGGCGGCCTTCAGGCGCCGTGTCTTGTCGATCGACGGTGTCGCGTGGGTGCTGTCACCGGGCGGGGCTGCCCAGCGTGCGGGCATAGCGCGGCTCTTGGAGCCGGCGATGTAGGCGGTCAAGGTCGGTCCCAGACGCTGCAGCAGGTAGGCGACGACCTCGTGGGTGTCCATCCGCGCAGTGTCGTCACCAGCCTTGACTAGCAGGTCAGACATAT
The DNA window shown above is from Mycolicibacterium confluentis and carries:
- a CDS encoding antitoxin Xre/MbcA/ParS toxin-binding domain-containing protein, with translation MSDLLVKAGDDTARMDTHEVVAYLLQRLGPTLTAYIAGSKSRAMPARWAAPPGDSTHATPSIDKTRRLKAAHTVFVLIEKAENDQVARSWLISANPRLDGSTPAELLRNDQAPEVFRAADAFVSDTYYA